Genomic window (Sediminispirochaeta smaragdinae DSM 11293):
ACGGGGCTTCATCATGGATTTGTATCGTTTGAAACTATTTCTATTGATCCTGTATCGGTCTTACATACACAGCTTAACGATAGCTATGTACAAGGGTTGTTGCCTTTCTACGATGAAAACAATATTCCTGATTGGATTCAAAAGCGTTCGCTTTTCCTTTATAACTATCGTAACAAACTATCGAATATAGATCTCCATCGTGATATATACTCATTGGGCATGACCCTTTATTCCCTGTTATTTGGGATAAGTGCATTTCAAGTACGGGATGGCTACTATTTCCCGAGCAAAGATGTGATCAAGCATAGTTCTTTATCTGGGAATGCCCGAAAAATTATAGAACGAATGCTTTTTTCTCCCAAAAAATTTTCTTCAATAAAAGAGTTGCGGGAAATGATTTCCAGTCTCTTTTACGAAAGGAATGCATTGGAATTGTTAGAAAAATCAAAGTATCAAAAAAAACAGCTATCAATCAATAAAAAAGGATATGCCCGAGCTATCCGGGGACAAAACAATACCATTAGCTTATGGAAACTATGGGATACCGTTGCCGGATTTTTTCGGAATCTCTTTGTCAGATCCCATAGTCCCCGAGAAAAATCAGTGGACTCTCAGGATACGGCAGAACTACTGGAAATAGATGAAAATGTCGAAAAAGATGGTGAAAACGTTTCATGGCAAATAAATCGGACCTTTGATGATTATTTCCTCGGGTACAGAAAATTGTCGAAGTCCAATTATAGTATGCCAATACAAAATAGTGAGGGCAGCGAAAAAAAAGACGGAATGGAAGAAGAGGCATATACGGAACCCATACGAGGCCCTATTTATCATACTGATACTACTAAAACGAGCGAAAACCGCACCAACAAAGATGAAACGGATAGTTCTCTTTCAACCTCTCGGAAGCAGGATAGGATTAAGAATTTGCGGGTAACGGCCAAGCCTTTTAAGCTTGTTGCACCCATCACCGGGACAAAAAAAATCCCGTTTCCCGGCCCTCATGCCCAGACGATTGATTATTCCGTATCAGAGGTTCTACAAGCCGATTTTGAGAAAGATAAACAAATTTCGGATGAGCATGAAAACTCACCGCAGATGACTCGTCATGGATGTTGGTACCGGTTTTTGCATTGGATACGATCATTAGCTGATAGATCTTAGTCCTCAAAACAAATCTTTCTGTCGTGGGATAGATCCAAAGTTTAGGGTAGCAGCATATTTCATTGATGTTTCGAATTAAAGCAGATATTATATGTCTCTGTAGTATTTCTTTGCGAATCTGACAGCGTAGGGTCAGGTGGCCGGTCCGAAGGAAAGCAGATAGGAGACCTGTTGGGATCTTGTTCGACACAAGGAGGTTTTTCCTAAAGAACCAGCCCATGAAACAAGAAGATAGCGTTTACAGCCAGGTATACTATTTTCCCGACCGGCTTCGAAAAAGGTTGGAAGAGATTCGCTTTTCGTCTGCTACAGTGGTTGAAGCACCATCAGGTTACGGCAAGACAAGTGCTATTCAGAATTTTTTGAAGACTGAGTTACCTCAGGGAACACCTGTCTATTGGTTTACTGCCACGGAAGAATCGCCTACGATTGGCTACCGCCGCTTGTGTCAGGAAATCTATAAGATTGACAATTCTGTTGGGGGACGTTTACTGGAACTTGGACTTCCAACCGCCGTTACCATAGGCGAAGCTTGCGATGATCTTCGTTCCATCGAGTGCAAGTCAGAAAGCTATTTGATTATCGATAGCTTTCAATATTTCCAGAATATACTTTCTCCCTCCTTTCTCTCTGCTCTCATCGAACACGGCGGCACCTGCCTGCACGTCATTATCGTGACGCACATGTTAAAGAAGGATATTCGTTCCGCCATTGCAGGACGCGGATTCTTGCATCTCACGGTTTCCGATCTACGGCTTGATGCCGGTGATATCCGTCGTTATTACGCGCTTGCCGACGTAAAGATTACGCCGGAAGATGCGCAAAAGGTTGTGTGTTATACCGAAGGCTGGATTCTTGCTGTCTATTTGCAGCTCCAGGCATTCCGCGAAAAGGGGACCTTTTCAGAAGCATCCGGAATTGTGATGCTTATGGAATATGTGGTATGGGATAGCTTGACTCCAATGCAGCAAGCTTTGTTGCTGCGTCTGTCTCCATTTGAATCATTTACCATGAAACAAATAGGTGCCCTGACCGGCTGTGATATAGTACCAAACTATGCCTTGGAAATACTGGAATGCCCATTCGTTCGCTATGATCAGACCAAGCGTCGTTATCAACTTCATTCCCTTCTTTCCGAACTACTGATCCTGAAGCGTGAAGAACATGGTGCTGACTTTGAACGTGAATGTCTGCTGCAGGCAGGCGATGTATGCAGGAACGATGGGCAGATTCTGGAGGCAGTAGGATTTTATTGGGAGATCAAGGAGTATGAACGTCTTTTGTCGCTTGATTTTTCGGAGGTGATGTTCAAGCAGATCAGGGGAACACCCTTTACCGATTTGGCACTGGAGGTCGTGGAGCATTGTCCGGCTAAGATCAAACAGGGCTTTCTCCCTTCCATGCTACGTATTGCCTGGACACTATTGGCGACGGGAGAAGAAAAGACTGCCGGGCATCTGATAGAAGAACTACAAATTCTGAACTCATGGGACTTTGCCGAGTCCGATTATTTCCTGGGTGAATGGCTCCTTTTAACTTCTTTCATGCATCATCCCGATGTAAAGCAGATGACTGCGATCTTACGGCAAGTTGACCTGCTTTTCAAAGGTCGATGTTCGAAGGTCGTATTTCCCTCTGCACCGTGGCGGTTCGGCGACTATTCGTTATTGTCTGCTTTCCACACTACGCCGGGGGAAGCCGACCGGGTAGCAGATGAGCTGGATGCGTATATACCTCTGCTTTCAAAAGTAACGAACGGTTATGGCAGTGGAGCAAATGTATTGTATCGTGCGGAGCTTGCCTATCAGAGAGGCAATATCGACGAAGCAAAGATCTTTGCTCACAAGGCTCTTTTTCTGGCACAAAGCCGGCAGCAAAGTATCGTGGAGATAGGTGCAACAATGTTACTGGCCGAAGTTGCTCTGCATCAAGCCGATGTAGCGGCATGGCAGCGTACCATTAACTCCATGGACCATGTCGTCTCTTATGCTGCAAAGAATAGTTTTATCGTACGACCCGTGCTGGATATTGTTCGCGGTATCTTACTTTGTGAGCTGAAACATCAACAAGATATGGCTGAATGGCTGCAACGTGGTGAATTTACACAGGATTTGCAGCACTCTTCTATCTTCGACAATGCCCTGTTTGTACACTTGAATTACCTCATGCACCAAGGGGAGTTCGAGCGGCTATTAGGCATCGTGCAAGCTATAAAGACAAAGGTATCCGCAAGGTATCCCTTTGCCGACTTTCTTTTATTCATCATTGAGGCTGTGGGGCATGTCGGTATGGGCAACTACTCCAAGGCTTCCCTGTTGGTGGAAGAGGCTGCGGCACTGGCTTTGCCCGACAGAATTCTCTTCCCGTTGGCTTCCTACTCTTGGATGCTCAATGACTTGCCCGATCTGCTTTTTCGGAAAAAGTATCCGATCTTTCTTGATCAATATCGTGCCATCAAAGAACGTTTTGCCGCGGGATGGAACAACCTTTTCCACAATTTGACCTCGGAGGATTTACCATCCGACTTGACTGCCCGAGAATACGAGGTCGCCAAGCTGGCGGCGGCAGGACTCCGCAACGGCGAAATCGCGACCAAACTGTCAGTAACGGAAAATACCGTGCGATTTCATTTGCGTGCAATCTTTCAAAAGCTGGATATTGACCGCAGGGCAAAGCTGGCAGAAAAGCTGAAATCATAAAATCATCTAAAACCGTCCATTCGGACGGGGCACAATGCAGTTGTCTACTCTACTATATCCATGGGCCGGCTCTCTGTCCCTGTTTCATGTTGAGCTGTGAAAGTGGTCTGTAAAGAACCGGCAGTCTGGCCTGTGTTGTGAAATTCCAGGACTTACTAACATTGGAGGAGAAGATGACACTAGAAAAAAGACCAATAATCCCTATGCTATTAATAGTTTGGATTTTATCTTTTTTATCGATTAGTTGTGAT
Coding sequences:
- a CDS encoding serine/threonine protein kinase, with the protein product MDLEGVTINNCYLIRSKISDDGLVEFWNAHAVYSANTFTICFIRRKRSEFPARVLEDLRTLFFRLYEVKDRNIETLIELGFYDEYPFISILRNSGIPLTDKLNSGWKLPFKDALPLFSDIVDSLYYLETTGLHHGFVSFETISIDPVSVLHTQLNDSYVQGLLPFYDENNIPDWIQKRSLFLYNYRNKLSNIDLHRDIYSLGMTLYSLLFGISAFQVRDGYYFPSKDVIKHSSLSGNARKIIERMLFSPKKFSSIKELREMISSLFYERNALELLEKSKYQKKQLSINKKGYARAIRGQNNTISLWKLWDTVAGFFRNLFVRSHSPREKSVDSQDTAELLEIDENVEKDGENVSWQINRTFDDYFLGYRKLSKSNYSMPIQNSEGSEKKDGMEEEAYTEPIRGPIYHTDTTKTSENRTNKDETDSSLSTSRKQDRIKNLRVTAKPFKLVAPITGTKKIPFPGPHAQTIDYSVSEVLQADFEKDKQISDEHENSPQMTRHGCWYRFLHWIRSLADRS
- a CDS encoding LuxR C-terminal-related transcriptional regulator; this translates as MKQEDSVYSQVYYFPDRLRKRLEEIRFSSATVVEAPSGYGKTSAIQNFLKTELPQGTPVYWFTATEESPTIGYRRLCQEIYKIDNSVGGRLLELGLPTAVTIGEACDDLRSIECKSESYLIIDSFQYFQNILSPSFLSALIEHGGTCLHVIIVTHMLKKDIRSAIAGRGFLHLTVSDLRLDAGDIRRYYALADVKITPEDAQKVVCYTEGWILAVYLQLQAFREKGTFSEASGIVMLMEYVVWDSLTPMQQALLLRLSPFESFTMKQIGALTGCDIVPNYALEILECPFVRYDQTKRRYQLHSLLSELLILKREEHGADFERECLLQAGDVCRNDGQILEAVGFYWEIKEYERLLSLDFSEVMFKQIRGTPFTDLALEVVEHCPAKIKQGFLPSMLRIAWTLLATGEEKTAGHLIEELQILNSWDFAESDYFLGEWLLLTSFMHHPDVKQMTAILRQVDLLFKGRCSKVVFPSAPWRFGDYSLLSAFHTTPGEADRVADELDAYIPLLSKVTNGYGSGANVLYRAELAYQRGNIDEAKIFAHKALFLAQSRQQSIVEIGATMLLAEVALHQADVAAWQRTINSMDHVVSYAAKNSFIVRPVLDIVRGILLCELKHQQDMAEWLQRGEFTQDLQHSSIFDNALFVHLNYLMHQGEFERLLGIVQAIKTKVSARYPFADFLLFIIEAVGHVGMGNYSKASLLVEEAAALALPDRILFPLASYSWMLNDLPDLLFRKKYPIFLDQYRAIKERFAAGWNNLFHNLTSEDLPSDLTAREYEVAKLAAAGLRNGEIATKLSVTENTVRFHLRAIFQKLDIDRRAKLAEKLKS